The Ficedula albicollis isolate OC2 chromosome 9, FicAlb1.5, whole genome shotgun sequence DNA window CGTGGGCgggtttttctttcaggttAAGAATTCTTTGTCGCTAATGGCTTAAAGCTCGGCCGGCGCTGAGTGCCCGTGTGCTGTGCTCGCCCGCAGGAACCCGCCGCCGCTGGGGATGGCAGAGTAGGATCCCCGCAGGATGGGGGCCCCGCGCACGGAGCCCCGAGCGCTGGGGACCCTCCTGGGGACCCTCCTGGGGACCCTCCTGGCCTGCCTGGCCACCCTGCCGGCCACCAGCGCCTGTCCCCGGCCCTGCGcctgccccggccccgccgAGCTCCACTGCACCTTCCGCTACCTGAGCGCCGTCCCGCCGCGCATCCCGCCCGGCGCGCAGCGCATCAACCTGGGGTACGTGCACCGCCCTCAGCCCTCGGGCCGCTGGCCCTTCAGCGCTTTGCACAGCATAATTAACCATTTAGGGCTAGGAAATAACCAAATAGTTAAGGCTGTAGAGTTTAACGTTCTGCAATGCCGAGCAGcggctgcagccacagccagcaaaGCCTGGGACCACCCACAGAAAGGAGAAATCTTGGGGTCTAGCACGGGGCACACGAGAACTTCAGGAAGTTTTGAACTTATATTACCTGAGCATGTTGTGTCTGTAGCATGCAACCTGGAAGAAGTCTGGAATAGATTTCTCTCCAGGAAAGGCTAGTTCAGAGCTCAGAAAGCAGACTGGAAAAGGAGCACGTGTATTGAAATCTGCAGAGACGTTGCAGTGATGTAGCACCAAGGTCGGGGGTTACATCCTTGTGTGAGCCATGCACTCAAGCTGGGCTCATGATCCTTCTGGGTCCCTCCTGATCCAgcctgttctgtgattctgacaCTTAGAAGGTCCCACAGCTTTTGGGTCCATGCTTTCATCTGCCAAGTTCAGGGGAAATTTCACTTGTCTGGCCATGCCAGCCTCCGTGGTGGTTCCATTCTCTGTGTGGTtaaaggagcagggaacagaTCAGACCCAGGCTTGTCTGGCCCCTTCTCAGTTTCCAGCAAGTGCCATGTCTCTTTAATCAAATGATGAGACCCATCAGCAATATTTGTCTGATCTGTGCATCCCTTTTGATACACGTAACCTTCGAACCACCCAGATGTGTCTGCAGAAAATCACAAGGAACTTTTCACTGAAGTGGTAGCAGGTGAGCACAGATGTGTTTCATGCTTGCTGGCActtgccccatccctgggaattcGCCACCAGAACACTGTCCTGGAAAAGTGACCACTTGTGCTAACATGAAGAAATGACTTTGTTTCCTCTTGGCAAGGGGAAGGGCTGCTTACCTTTAGCTGTTCCCAAAGAGtggttcttttgttttgggCTGCTTGGATTTAAAATCTGTGAGCTGGGGCTGACTAAACCCATCCTGTGCAGCTACAACAGCCTGCGGAAGCTCAGCCCCACGGACTTTGCTggcctggagaagctggagtTACTGATGCTGCACAGCAATGAGATCAGCACCATCCCTGACAAGGTGTTCAGTGATTTACATTCACTGCAGGTGAGAACTAAATGACCCAGTGTTACTTTTGTCCTGACTCAGCTTTCAGCCATACTggccagcaggcacagagcagccttctgcagcattttgaTTTCCTGTTCCTTACCTTGTTCACGTGAAAATGCAGTATCAAAATCCAATATCCTAATGGGAAATGTCCTCTTCCCAGGCAGGCACTCAGGTACAGGGTAAAGAGCATGACAAGCACACTGGTAAATGTCTCTCAGCTGTATCTTAGCAGGAAACTGCAGCCAAAACTCCCTTTTTACAGAGGAGAAAGATTGCAAAGCTCTgtgtctgaaaaagaaaacctgtcATTGTTAATTTGTTAGTcagtttggggctttttgagGATTGTTCTCCATTgagatttctctttcccttcagTACTATCCTGTCCCTTTCTAGCCTTCATGAAAAAAAGGCCAAACCCTGTAGAAACTTAACACACTGCATATAAACACTTCAGTTCTTTAAAGAAACTCCAGTTCCCTGGCATTCCTGGTCTGGTGAAGAACTTTCACTGCACAGAGCAACCTTCAGCAGCATTTATTAGGGGTCCTATAACTTTAACTTGGCTTAATATTTATGCATCTGTTACTTTTTCATGAACAGGTCTTAAAAATGAGTTACAACAAGGTCAGAGTGCTTCAGCAGGATGTGTTTTATGGCCTGAGCAGCTTGGTACGGCTGCACATGGACCACAATCAAATTGAATTTGTGAACCCCAATGTTTTCTATGGACTCACTTCCTTGAGGCTGGTCCACCTGGATGGAAATTTacttcagcagctgcatccaGACACTTTTGTCACCTTGCGCTACAGTCAGATATTCAGGACATCCTTCCTGAAGCACATCTCTCTGGCTGACAATCTGCTGACCTCACTTCCACGAGAAATGTTTTCCTACATGCCAGAGCTCGAGAGCATTTACCTGCACGGGAACCCCTGGTCCTGTgactgcagcctgcagggcttTGCAGCGTGGGCACGGGACAGACCAGGTGAGCTGAAGGCTTTGTTTGTGCTCTTTaatcctcctgcagcatctcaCTCCTCCTGAGGCAGGTAACTGTCCTTTATTCATCCACCCATTCTCCCAGAAAAGACCGGAAGATAGGATTTTTGTGGGTGGGTGTGACCAGGATAAAGAGATTAATGCCACTCCGTTTTCCCAGATTGAATGAATCTAGTGGCCTTAACGCATTCCCAAGTGCAGCTTTTCTTAATGGAGAATTTTCCTTGGCCAGCCCAAAGCTTCTGAGCACCAGGAGAATCCACAGGGAACAAGCTGACTTATGGAATTGGCAAGAGCGATCATTGCACTtgattctttaaaaagaaaataaggaactCAAGGTTCTCTAGGactttgctgctgccattcACATGTCACTTCAAgccttggttttattttattcaaaagaaCCACTTGTTAGTAGCTATAACTCATTTTAAATACTAAAACTTGTAGCTCAGAAGCTTATTGaagttttcttcccttcagatGTTATAAAGTGCAGGAAAGAGAGAAGTTCTGGTGTCCAGCAATGCCCAGTCTGTGCTAGTCCCAGAAATCACAACGGGAAAAGTTTAGCAGATCTTCCTTCTGCATCTTTCATCTGCACTAAGCCAGTCATCCAGGACTCCCTGAAATACAGGAACCTCACGATGCCAGACGATGGGGATTTCCGTTTTGTGTCTCCCGAGGACTTGATAGCCCCGATAGGATCTGTGGTTCTGAACCTGACTGACCAAGCAGGAAATCGAGGCGACTTGGTTTGCGATGTCCAGAAACCAAAGGAAACGTCTCCCATCTCGTTTGAGAAAAGCGGCAACAGCACAGTGCTCAAAACCTCCTTCTCAGCATTCCTGGTGTGTGCTATCGACTTTGAACgcatccagcagctctggagcatcCTGGCGCTGTACAGCAACTCTCCTTTGGAGCTGGAGCAAACCGTGCAGGTATCCGACGCGCCTTTTATTAGCTACAAGTACAAGCAGGTCTCCAGCGAGAGGGACGAGCTGTTCACCGCGGTGGAGGCGGTGCTGCGGGCcgagccaggctggctgctgcagcgGCGGCTGGCCCTGCGGCTGGAGCGGGCGGGCAGCACGCTCAGCGCGCTGCGCCTCCGCCTGTCCGCCCGGCTCAGCCTGCCCGGCCGCCCGCAGAGCCAgcgcggccggggggggggggggggggggggggggggggggggggggggggggggggggggggggggggggggggggggggggggggggggggggggggggggggggggggggggggggggggggggggggggggggggggggggggggggggggggggggggggggggggggggggggggggggggggggggggggggggggggggggggggggggggggggggggggggggggggggggggggggggggggggggggggggggggggggggggggggggggggggggggggggggggggggggggggggggggggggggggggggggggggggggggggggggggggggggggggggggggggggggggggggggggggggggggggggggggggggggggggggggggggggggggggggggggggggggggggggggggggggggggggggggggggggggggggggggggggggggggggggggggggggggggggggggggggggggggggggggggggggggggggggggggggggggggggggggggggggggggggggggggggggggggggggggggggggggggggggggggggggggggggggggggggggggggggggggggggggggggggggggggggggggggggggggggggcccggccgCCCGCAGAGCCAGCGCGGCCACGGCTGGGCCCTCATCGCCAGGGACAGCGGCAGCAGCGGCCGCAGCGAGCTCACCGTGCCGCCCGGGGGCTCGCTGGAGCTGCGCTGCCGGGCGGAGGGGCAGCCGGCCCCGGCCCTGCTCTGGGCGCTGCCCGACGGCAGCAGGCTGCGGGCGCCCCACGTCAGCGAGGACGGCAGGATCGCCGTGCTCGGGAGCGGGGTGCTGGCGCTGAGGATGGCCGACGTGTTCGACTCGGGGCTCTACCACTGCGTCGGCACCAACCGGCAGGACGCCGATGTGCTCACGTTCCGGGTCACGGTGCTGGAGCCGTGGCCGGAGCGCGGCGCGGTCAACGGGGCGCGGCTGGCGGCGGCTCTCG harbors:
- the LOC101808221 gene encoding immunoglobulin superfamily member 10-like, with product MGAPRTEPRALGTLLGTLLGTLLACLATLPATSACPRPCACPGPAELHCTFRYLSAVPPRIPPGAQRINLGYNSLRKLSPTDFAGLEKLELLMLHSNEISTIPDKVFSDLHSLQVLKMSYNKVRVLQQDVFYGLSSLVRLHMDHNQIEFVNPNVFYGLTSLRLVHLDGNLLQQLHPDTFVTLRYSQIFRTSFLKHISLADNLLTSLPREMFSYMPELESIYLHGNPWSCDCSLQGFAAWARDRPDVIKCRKERSSGVQQCPVCASPRNHNGKSLADLPSASFICTKPVIQDSLKYRNLTMPDDGDFRFVSPEDLIAPIGSVVLNLTDQAGNRGDLVCDVQKPKETSPISFEKSGNSTVLKTSFSAFLVCAIDFERIQQLWSILALYSNSPLELEQTVQVSDAPFISYKYKQVSSERDELFTAVEAVLRAEPGWLLQRRLALRLERAGSTLSALRLRLSARLSLPGRPQSQDSGSSGRSELTVPPGGSLELRCRAEGQPAPALLWALPDGSRLRAPHVSEDGRIAVLGSGVLALRMADVFDSGLYHCVGTNRQDADVLTFRVTVLEPWPERGAVNGARLAAALGSTLHLPCSATAAPDPALTWVLPEHTVLSHSAGNKRILADGTLRIQGVTERDAGYFRCVAANRYGADLLVFQVLLTQDGTALEERQGALGEWEEGSGNDLLLSAEPPPGSIGAGSMPKAAVLGVPDSPETAQHRPRAATQTAAALGTCGSTCSARAWAERPQDRDTTTIPSPTTSGSASRNHFSKPRIVGGESAAYTLLANSDAFIPCEATGNPPPTIQWTKIPSGRGAAGASWAVLPNGTLAIARAGLQDAGQYLCTAANALGAARLLVTLAVLGSPPRIAGGQPRLLTAHSGTSVALPCKAQGWPPPSISWLLANSTRLSRLSHPSGPGRARVEPDGTLLLRAVTVYDRGLYTCLATNPAGSDALALRLQVVAAPPSILEEKRQSVVGVLGDSLRLPCTAQGNPEPTVHWVLPDGTVLEPVQPEPLQMEPLQPKPLQLEPLQPKPLQVEPLQVKPLQLEPLQLEPLQ